One genomic region from Bacillus rossius redtenbacheri isolate Brsri chromosome 6, Brsri_v3, whole genome shotgun sequence encodes:
- the LOC134532463 gene encoding tetratricopeptide repeat protein 7B → MTSKGRNRIESDIEKSREESNWKRVIDLAEQLKLRSPSSECLANFLIGEGKLELYLQEFPPVDANISRARSGLAEAKRFLLNSVNEQGKKAGVFLDANLLLGKLHYAMGLHEEALGHYQQAELQSLTEKSLPSRSLRIVAESYAIKGMCLEKVPPSSSSKYKQAEWEEQMVQCFELAGDLTLLYLQEQDKLQQSAASGTGSYSPQPPHPERQIGPVLETALQRAPILHIQGGQLQSAVARYRTMLSAVESSATHSLRLTLTRQLAEVLLRGVSGTVYSAPDAGPDTAPAKKTVPSVLSKTSSPWKPRKYTGINLFVPRNENEEILLLLLISEAMAARDAVLSQTPEFKEARMRAYDNATAVYDLMAIALVRWGHMDLLRESFERAMKFSFEEHHVWTQFGLCLVSMGHYGHALAVLKEVARLTPTKVMPCLLAARVCYEHLNKVAEGLEWSKKGLTRDTASPQGLQSRCHLHVGIGHYLQATSVHLKQERHQLIAAALDTFHKAAQSDANDHLPEYFLALQHAELRQLPEAMGHVKTALNLRAEHVASLHLLVLLLSAQRQHGEALQLVAAALQEYPDNLNLLNVRAHLELQGPGGETALLTAKHMLALWKQLYESQVMAEMASHSEKQSDTRSVFQLYTSEMSDKDSSSLHAHSLAASRVEQTLSEVASSLNSFTPRPGPQKAWLLQLQIWLLLAEIYLSLDQLSAASSSIQEASAIFPLSHSIMHTRGLVHEAKQEYPEARLCFENAVAINPTHLKSLQHLGLIYNYLGCHRLAEKILKDAAKMDPSEHHTWYNLGRVLQSVGDYDRASDCMATALSVEVCNPILPFTSIPVTYD, encoded by the exons AATGCCTGGCCAATTTTTTGATTGGCGAGGGCAAGTTGGAGCTGTACTTGCAGGAGTTCCCGCCCGTGGACGCGAACATCAGCCGAGCTCGCTCGGGATTGGCCGAAGCTAAACGATTCCTGCTGAACAGTGTCAATGAGCAGGGCAAGAAG GCGGGGGTGTTCCTGGACGCCAACCTGCTGCTGGGCAAGTTGCACTACGCCATGGGGCTGCACGAGGAGGCCCTGGGACACTACCAGCAGGCGGAGCTGCAGTCGCTCACCGAGAAGAGCCTGCCCAGCCGCAGCCTGCGCATCGTGGCCGAGTCCTACGCCATCAAGG GGATGTGCCTGGAGAAGGTGCCGCCCTCGTCGTCCTCCAAGTACAAGCAGGCCGAGTGGGAGGAGCAGATGGTGCAGTGCTTCGAGCTGGCGGGAGACCTCACGCTGCTGTACCTGCAGGAGCAGGACAAGCTGCAGCAGTCCGCCGCCTCCGGCACAG GTTCGTACTCGCCGCAGCCGCCCCACCCGGAGCGCCAGATCGGCCCCGTGCTGGAGACTGCGCTGCAGCGCGCCCCCATCCTCCACATCCAGGGGGGCCAACTGCAGTCGGCCGTCGCCAGATACAG GACGATGCTGAGCGCGGTGGAGTCGAGCGCGACGCACAGCCTGCGCCTCACGCTCACTCGGCAGCTGGCCGAGGTGCTCCTGAGGGGTGTCAGCGGGACAGTGTACTCCGCCCCGGACGCCGGCCCGGACACAG CGCCTGCCAAGAAGACCGTGCCATCCGTGCTGTCGAAGACGTCCAGCCCCTGGAAGCCGCGCAAGTACACGGGCATCAACCTGTTCGTCCCGCGCAACGAGAATGAGGAGATCCTCCTTCTGCTGCTGATAAG CGAGGCGATGGCCGCCAGGGACGCCGTGCTCAGCCAGACCCCGGAGTTCAAGGAGGCGCGCATGCGGGCCTACGACAACGCCACGGCCGTGTACGACCTCATGGCCATCGCGCTGGTGCGCTGGGGGCACATGGACCTTCTGCGCGAG AGTTTCGAGCGGGCCATGAAGTTCTCCTTCGAGGAACACCACGTGTGGACGCAGTTCGGCCTGTGCCTGGTGTCCATGGGGCACTACGGCCACGCGCTGGCCGTGCTGAAGGAGGTGGCGCGGCTCACGCCCACCAAGGTCATGCCGTGCCTGCTGGCCGCCCGCGTCTGCTACGAGCACCTCAACAAG GTGGCGGAGGGCCTGGAGTGGAGCAAGAAGGGCCTGACCCGGGACACGGCGTCGCCCCAGGGCCTGCAGTCCCGCTGCCACCTGCACGTGGGGATCGGCCACTACCTGCAGGCGACCAGCGTGCACCTCAAGCAGGAGAGGCACCAGCTCATAGCGGCCGCGCTCGACACCTTCCACAA GGCGGCGCAGAGCGATGCCAAcgaccacctgccggagtacttCCTGGCGCTGCAGCACGCGGAGCTGCGCCAGCTGCCCGAGGCCATGGGCCACGTGAAGACGGCGCTGAACCTGCGCGCGGAGCACGTGGCCTCGCTGCacctgctggtgctgctgctgtCCGCCCAGAGGCAGCACGGCGAGGCGCTGCAGCTGGTGGCGGCGGCGCTGCAGGAGTACCCCGACAACCTCAACCTGCTCAACGTCAGGGCCCACCTGGAGCTGCAGGGTCCGGGCGGCGAG ACGGCGCTGCTGACTGCCAAGCACATGCTGGCCCTGTGGAAGCAGCTGTACGAGAGCCAGGTGATGGCGGAGATGGCCAGCCACTCGGAGAAGCAGAGTGACACCCGCAGCGTCTTCCAGCTCTACACCTCCGAGATGTCCGACAAGGACTCCA GCTCGCTGCACGCCCACTCGCTGGCGGCGTCGCGGGTGGAGCAGACGCTCTCCGAGGTCGCCTCCTCCCTCAACTCCTTCACGCCCCGCCCCGGCCCCCAGAAGGCCTGGCTGCTGCAGCTGCAGATCTGGCTGCTGCTGGCCGAGATCTACCTGTCGCTGGACCAGCTGTCGGCCGCCTCGTCCAGCATCCAGGAGGCCTCCGCCATCTTCCCCCTCTCCCACTCCATCATGCACACG AGAGGCCTGGTGCACGAGGCCAAGCAGGAGTACCCCGAGGCGCGGCTGTGCTTCGAGAACGCCGTCGCCATCAACCCCACGCACCTCAAGAGCCTGCAGCACCTG GGCCTGATCTACAACTACCTCGGGTGCCATCGCCTCGCTGAGAAGATACTGAAAGACGCAGCCAAGATGGACCCATCGGAGCACCACACTTG